The DNA segment TGTGGGAGGTGAGGGGACAAAGGTGATCGCCAGCGCCTCAATAACTCTACTGCTTCACAAAAATCAAACAGATCGATTAACCCGTAAACACCCCTACAAGCTGAGCCATAGTCTGTTAGGGGCGGGCGACGTCACGTGTGCCCCTCCGGTTCACGACAGGGAGATGACGACATCCTTTTGACAAAACAGATTATCCCACATCGGTGACGTCCTATGCACTTTGTTAAttttgaatatgaggatcgAGATGAATCCAAAGGTAGTGCGGAGATACTACACCGGAAGCAGGTAGAATTAGAGTGCAGACCTCTGGATGAACGAAGAACCAATTTTACGAACAGACAAGACCCGCGGAACACTGTGTGCAGCATTGCATCACGGCCAGTCAGGCCTTCTCTGCTGGTTCTTACATGCCATCTCTGTAATCCTAGCGAATCAAAACCCCTATCCCGCCTCCACGTTTGACCTGACCtgccctctcctcctcttgcaACCCAGCTCCTAATTTACATGCACTTCCTCCATCGACGCTGCTACGCCTCGACGCCTGTCGACATCGTATCCGTCATTCCACGTTCCCCAGGACGTTCCGTAGCCTCCGCCAAAGACGCCTGCTCTAGTTTCACCgactgcgtctcttcgcctgttTCTAATGGAGGCTGTATGGCGAAATGTCGCAGCGACCGCTCAACCTCCTTCTTTATCTGGCGAAACTGCCGAGTTCGCATGGCACGCAAAGGCAGCAGCCGGAGCCCCTCGTCCTTTTGTAGGAACCACCGAATGAGGTCCTTGATTGCCTCTGGCGGATCCACAGGACACTTGCTAAAATCCAAAACCACTCCACGGCCAATCCCTTCAGGCCTGTCCTTGCACCAAAGCACGTACAGAGATAGACCGACTTGCCACGCGTCAAACGCCTGTGCATAACGAACCCCGCCAGACAACGTGTACTCTGGGGGGAGGTACCCTCTGTCGTCCTACATCTTCCTGACCGTTCCCAGCTTCTCACATGAGCCATAGTCACTGAGAAAGAGTCGCCCGTCACTCATGACTACGAAATTTCCTGGCTTGATGTCGACATGAACTAATCCCTGGTCGTGGAGGTTGGCCACCGTTTGAATGATGCCGATGCTCAGCTGCAAGCGTGCAGCGCGGCCGAGCTCACTCTCGCTGACAGTGGGGCCTTCTTCAAATGATGTTGTTGTAAGCCGTTCCAGGTCAGTCTCTGCCTTCGGCATGACAAGAAACAAGTTGGGGACCCACCGTCTAGGCTGCGACATTCCGGACGCGCACGCTTGATCGCTGGAGCGTGTGCAACCTTCACAACGTCGGCGGCAACTAGGAGCCTTAGATGCAGGTGAGCATCCTCTGGCGTTTTCACACCTGGAAGCTGACGGTAGAAAAATGCTTCCTTCTGCACACTGGCTGGGATCGTTTCCGCAAGGACCCCGTCCTTGATAGCAGCCTTCAGAACAACCTCCTCATTGGTCTCTACGTCTCGTGCTAAGAACACGATGCCAAAGCCGCCTCTCCCGAGAGGGGACCTCGCACA comes from the Besnoitia besnoiti strain Bb-Ger1 chromosome Unknown contig00027, whole genome shotgun sequence genome and includes:
- a CDS encoding rhoptry kinase family protein ROP24 (incomplete catalytic triad) (encoded by transcript BESB_043020), yielding MAREEHCWDAQRTATGQLTTRWQRVARRLGFGKRNREVAESAGTVPAKRRSTWAGKIAQHMRRAGALLRRKLPAYFSGLRTRIRNWWRGMPDVVRFQPEEPGDALVARLLAELRGIGGRPQDIKWEHGAFDDCVSSTFFPPDAPPRRWVPNLFLVMPKAETDLERLTTTSFEEGPTVSESELGRAARLQLSIGIIQTVANLHDQGLVHVDIKPGNFVVMSDGRLFLSDYGSCEKLGTAFDAWQVGLSLYVLWCKDRPEGIGRGVVLDFSKCPVDPPEAIKDLIRWFLQKDEGLRLLPLRAMRTRQFRQIKKEVERSLRHFAIQPPLETGEETQSVKLEQASLAEATERPGERGMTDTMSTGVEA